A region from the Branchiostoma lanceolatum isolate klBraLanc5 chromosome 2, klBraLanc5.hap2, whole genome shotgun sequence genome encodes:
- the LOC136427981 gene encoding beta,beta-carotene 15,15'-dioxygenase-like: protein MLYKSVVLLLLCAAHHQGALSISPGKDGVLFAFQQNLHEFHKTPMKFESNGSIPKWLSGTLVRNAPARYQVGDRSVIDIFDGFAKLHSIDITQQYVNFSASFIKSGIYNRSIEANTISPMVTFLGVDPPFSLYERLQALAKTLDNNDINVWKFGSGDSTTYAAMTDGWVFPEFNIDTLDTIGVIEPDPLEGQSGVGAGPPTIYLSCAHPVVEAATGHSISYVIKPSYLPYQSSVLSVIRIKDLGHFEKVGSFEIEKNSYMHSFALTENYAIFFLQPLYFDFIKLMTTVEMQYAMEWVSGDKMKIYAVNLKNGSVSTLSTDPRFYTHHVNAYETSEGHVIADVITFPDPTPFLTALSLDKLRNLDNLRKMDSFARLTRYYLNLTAETVKVEPFAAKTATDDFMNKLDLPIINEKYRSKKYCIFFGTVTSFATSSPFNGSIPIVKKNVCVPGGDASWSRPNHFAGEPNFVADPNGTHEDDGVILSSVLDADRGLNYLLILDAHTFKEINTAYMPTWIPFGFHGQFFPRSFQ from the exons ATGTTGTACAAGTCCGTGGTTCTGCTGCTATTGTGCGCAGCCCACCACCAGGGAGCGCTGTCCATCAGTCCCGGGAAGGACGGGGTGCTGTTCGCCTTCCAACAGAACCTGCACGAGTTCCACAAGACACCGATGAAGTTTGAGTCGAACGGCTCCATCCCCAAATGGCTCAGCGGAACTCTG GTAAGGAACGCGCCTGCGCGCTACCAGGTAGGCGACCGGAGCGTCATCGACATCTTCGACGGGTTCGCCAAGCTCCACAGCATCGACATCACCCAGCAGTATGTCAATTTCTCCGCTAGTTTCATCAAGTCGGGCATCTACAACAG GTCTATTGAAGCCAACACCATATCACCGATGGTGACGTTCCTGGGTGTTGACCCTCCCTTCAGTCTGTACGAACGGCTGCAAGCCCTGGCCAAGACCCTGGACAACAACGACATCAACGTCTGGAAGTTCGGCAGCGGCGACTCTACAACGTACGCTGCCATGACCGACGGCTGGGTCTTCCCGGAGTTCAACATCGACACGCTAGACACCATCGGCGTGATCGAGCCCGATCCGCTGGAAGGTCAGAGTGGTGTCGGTGCCGGCCCGCCGACTATCTACCTGTCCTGCGCTCACCCCGTGGTCGAAGCAGCCACAGGACACTCTATAAGCTACGTCATCAAGCCTTCGTACCTTCCGTATCAGTCCTCAGTTCTAAGCGTCATCCGTATCAAGGATCTCGGACACTTTGAAAAAGTAGGCAGCTTTGAGATCGAGAAGAACTCGTACATGCACAGCTTCGCTCTGACCGAGAACTACGCCATCTTCTTCCTACAACCGCTGTATTTCGATTTCATCAAGCTCATGACCACTGTGGAGATGCAGTACGCCATGGAGTGGGTGTCCGGAGACAAGATGAAGATTTACGCCGTGAACCTTAAGAACGGGTCTGTCAGCACCTTAAGCACCGACCCACGCTTCTACACGCATCACGTCAACGCCTACGAGACTAGCGAGGGACACGTCAtcgctgacgtcatcacgttcCCCGATCCCACCCCCTTTCTGACGGCTCTATCCTTGGACAAGCTGCGAAACCTCGACAACTTGAGGAAGATGGACTCCTTCGCCAGGCTGACCCGCTACTACCTGAACCTGACCGCGGAGACCGTGAAAGTCGAACCCTTCGCGGCCAAGACTGCAACGGACGACTTCATGAACAAGCTCGACCTACCTATCATCAACGAAAAGTATCGGAGCAAGAAGTACTGTATTTTCTTCGGTACCGTCACCAGTTTCGCCACCTCCTCCCCCTTCAACGGCTCGATCCCCATCGTGAAGAAGAACGTCTGTGTCCCCGGTGGCGACGCGTCTTGGTCTCGTCCAAACCACTTCGCCGGAGAGCCCAACTTCGTCGCCGACCCCAACGGTACTCACGAAGACGACGGCGTCATTCTGTCCAGCGTCTTAGACGCCGACCGCGGCCTGAATTATCTACTCATCCTGGACGCGCACACCTTTAAGGAGATTAACACCGCCTACATGCCCACATGGATCCCGTTCGGCTTCCATGGGCAGTTCTTTCCGAGATCGTTTCAGTGA
- the LOC136427982 gene encoding guanine nucleotide-exchange factor SEC12-like isoform X1, protein MAVRLCSANYPLYAVTLLDDAHILVAGGGGKARTGVENAMEIFELQREGKKCVATSIHKHSTDPRAVMSLAAKSDGKGHLVAAGMDGKCQLFRITRSKETPDEGEQDADKEASRVNQAGKRGKKTGEREGGKRGRRKRGKKTKSAENEANLRKRKGSTGHKVERSTEVTDQTSSDYKVESLACVDTDFHKEDPFQKVVRFSRDGDIIATGGADGHVRVWKVPKLEKKLDIKAHLDEIDDLDISPSGNKIVSVSRDYHAYVWKVESGKREAELHWDREVPEKSYRIKAVRFGTSQEKKSTVQLYTMHIPARRERKPLPCYLTKWDAMKFVPVKTRSTGTELLSSLTVSDDGVFLGVGTGSGDTMIYVSWSLQKAHRVSEAHGIFVTGLSFLKNNAVTAELTSGAETALVSVSADHHVNLTPMRPRHMISTWFAIIGFLVLLVIVMVYLGQQGLI, encoded by the exons ATGGCGGTCCGACTGTGCAGTGCCAACTATCCCCTGTACGCGGTCACTCTGCTGGACGACGCGCACATTCTGGTGGCAGGAGGCGGCGGTAAGGCCAGGACAGGTGTCGAGAATGCCATG GAAATCTTTGAGCTGCAGAGAGAGGGGAAGAAATGTGTTGCTACCAGCATCCACAAGCACAGCACCGACCCCCGGGCTGTCATGAGCCTCGCAGCAAAGTCTGATGGGAAGGGGCACCTGGTCGCAGCTGGGATGGACGGAAAATGTCAGCTGTTCAGAATAACAAGAAGCAAGGAGACACCTGATGAGGGGGAGCAAGATGCAGATAAAG AAGCAAGTAGAGTTAATCAAGCAGGCAAGAGGGGTAAGAAGacgggagagagagagggtggAAAGAGAGGAAGGAGAAAACGTGGAAAGAAAACCAAATCTGCCG AAAATGAAGCCAACTTGAGAAAGAGGAAAGGGTCAACTGGACACAAGGTAGAGAGGTCCACAGAGGTGACGGATCAGACAAGTAGTGATTACAAGGTGGAGTCATTGGCCTGCGTTGACACTGACTTCCACAAGGAGGATCCATTTCAGAAAGTGGTACGGTTCAGTAGGGATGGCGACATCATCGCTACAGGGGGAGCAGATGGGCATGTTAGAGTATGGAAG GTCCCCAAGCTTGAGAAGAAGCTGGACATCAAAGCCCACCTGGATGAGATTGATGATCTGGATATCAGTCCATCAGGGAACAAG ATAGTGTCTGTGTCTCGAGACTACCATGCCTATGTGTGGAAGGTTGAGAGCGGTAAGAGGGAGGCAGAACTACACTGGGATAGAGAGGTGCCAGAAAAGAGCTACAGAATAAAGGCTGTcag GTTTGGCACGTCACAGGAGAAGAAGTCGACAGTACAGCTCTACACGATGCACATCCCTGCGCGGCGCGAGAGGAAGCCTCTTCCGTGTTACCTGACCAAGTGGGACGCCATGAAGTTTGTTCCTGTAAAGACCCGATCTACGGGCACTGAACTACTGTCTTCTCTAACCGTCAG TGATGACGGAGTATTTCTTGGGGTCGGAACTGGCTCAGGCGATACCATGATATATGTGTCCTGGAGTTTGCAG AAAGCCCACCGTGTAAGCGAGGCCCATGGCATCTTTGTGACAGGTCTGTCTTTCCTAAAGAACAACGCCGTAACAGCAGAACTGACCAGTGGGGCCGAGACTGCCCTGGTCAGTGTGTCAGCTGACCATCACGTTAATCTGACGCCAATGCGACCGAGAC ATATGATCAGTACATGGTTTGCTATCATCGGTTTCCTGGTACTGTTGGTGATCGTGATGGTCTACCTTGGACAACAGGGACTCATCTAG
- the LOC136427982 gene encoding guanine nucleotide-exchange factor SEC12-like isoform X2, whose product MAVRLCSANYPLYAVTLLDDAHILVAGGGGKARTGVENAMEIFELQREGKKCVATSIHKHSTDPRAVMSLAAKSDGKGHLVAAGMDGKCQLFRITRSKETPDEGEQDADKENEANLRKRKGSTGHKVERSTEVTDQTSSDYKVESLACVDTDFHKEDPFQKVVRFSRDGDIIATGGADGHVRVWKVPKLEKKLDIKAHLDEIDDLDISPSGNKIVSVSRDYHAYVWKVESGKREAELHWDREVPEKSYRIKAVRFGTSQEKKSTVQLYTMHIPARRERKPLPCYLTKWDAMKFVPVKTRSTGTELLSSLTVSDDGVFLGVGTGSGDTMIYVSWSLQKAHRVSEAHGIFVTGLSFLKNNAVTAELTSGAETALVSVSADHHVNLTPMRPRHMISTWFAIIGFLVLLVIVMVYLGQQGLI is encoded by the exons ATGGCGGTCCGACTGTGCAGTGCCAACTATCCCCTGTACGCGGTCACTCTGCTGGACGACGCGCACATTCTGGTGGCAGGAGGCGGCGGTAAGGCCAGGACAGGTGTCGAGAATGCCATG GAAATCTTTGAGCTGCAGAGAGAGGGGAAGAAATGTGTTGCTACCAGCATCCACAAGCACAGCACCGACCCCCGGGCTGTCATGAGCCTCGCAGCAAAGTCTGATGGGAAGGGGCACCTGGTCGCAGCTGGGATGGACGGAAAATGTCAGCTGTTCAGAATAACAAGAAGCAAGGAGACACCTGATGAGGGGGAGCAAGATGCAGATAAAG AAAATGAAGCCAACTTGAGAAAGAGGAAAGGGTCAACTGGACACAAGGTAGAGAGGTCCACAGAGGTGACGGATCAGACAAGTAGTGATTACAAGGTGGAGTCATTGGCCTGCGTTGACACTGACTTCCACAAGGAGGATCCATTTCAGAAAGTGGTACGGTTCAGTAGGGATGGCGACATCATCGCTACAGGGGGAGCAGATGGGCATGTTAGAGTATGGAAG GTCCCCAAGCTTGAGAAGAAGCTGGACATCAAAGCCCACCTGGATGAGATTGATGATCTGGATATCAGTCCATCAGGGAACAAG ATAGTGTCTGTGTCTCGAGACTACCATGCCTATGTGTGGAAGGTTGAGAGCGGTAAGAGGGAGGCAGAACTACACTGGGATAGAGAGGTGCCAGAAAAGAGCTACAGAATAAAGGCTGTcag GTTTGGCACGTCACAGGAGAAGAAGTCGACAGTACAGCTCTACACGATGCACATCCCTGCGCGGCGCGAGAGGAAGCCTCTTCCGTGTTACCTGACCAAGTGGGACGCCATGAAGTTTGTTCCTGTAAAGACCCGATCTACGGGCACTGAACTACTGTCTTCTCTAACCGTCAG TGATGACGGAGTATTTCTTGGGGTCGGAACTGGCTCAGGCGATACCATGATATATGTGTCCTGGAGTTTGCAG AAAGCCCACCGTGTAAGCGAGGCCCATGGCATCTTTGTGACAGGTCTGTCTTTCCTAAAGAACAACGCCGTAACAGCAGAACTGACCAGTGGGGCCGAGACTGCCCTGGTCAGTGTGTCAGCTGACCATCACGTTAATCTGACGCCAATGCGACCGAGAC ATATGATCAGTACATGGTTTGCTATCATCGGTTTCCTGGTACTGTTGGTGATCGTGATGGTCTACCTTGGACAACAGGGACTCATCTAG